A portion of the Sagittula stellata E-37 genome contains these proteins:
- a CDS encoding class I SAM-dependent methyltransferase: MKESDAISGYALLSAEHSPLHAYLLSCVREELARVRKDLPQTNKRLFDLGCGNGSTAAALTRNGWIVSGVDPLTTGIAREKTTNPELDLQKSGAYDNLASQFGTFTVPINQEVFEYLYSPKAYARCIFDLLESGEPRSS; this comes from the coding sequence ATGAAGGAAAGCGATGCAATTTCAGGCTACGCGTTGCTGAGTGCCGAACACAGCCCGTTGCACGCCTACCTTTTGTCCTGTGTGAGGGAGGAGCTGGCGCGCGTGCGCAAGGACTTGCCGCAGACGAACAAGCGGCTTTTCGACCTCGGTTGCGGTAACGGCAGTACGGCTGCGGCACTGACACGTAACGGCTGGATCGTTTCCGGGGTCGATCCGTTGACCACGGGCATCGCGCGCGAAAAGACCACCAACCCGGAACTCGACCTGCAGAAGAGTGGTGCCTACGACAACCTCGCCTCACAGTTTGGCACCTTTACCGTGCCAATCAACCAAGAGGTATTTGAATACCTCTACAGTCCCAAGGCCTATGCACGCTGCATCTTCGATCTTTTGGAATCGGGAGAACCGCGATCATCTTGA
- the galE gene encoding UDP-glucose 4-epimerase GalE translates to MTDFINPVLVTGGAGYIGSHTCKALKAAGYTPVVYDNLCRGNAWSVQNGPLEVGDLMDGERLRDVIRQYRPLGVIHFAAFAYVGESMADPLLYYRNNVGGTVSLLRAMQAEEVERFVFSSTCATYGTPESNPIHEEMPQSPINPYGQSKLMVEQVMKDCAALTGLRAMALRYFNAAGADPEVAIGEAHDPETHLIPLALGAIKGIYKPLTVFGTDHDTPDGTCIRDYIHVADLASAHVMALAHTGTSNGGFEAVNLGTGTGVSIKELIEMAEEVTGRPVPHTYGPARAGDPAALVADPARARDVLGWQAEQSDLRNILSTAWAWMEKTA, encoded by the coding sequence ATGACCGATTTTATCAATCCCGTTCTCGTCACCGGCGGTGCCGGTTACATCGGCAGCCACACCTGCAAGGCGCTGAAGGCCGCAGGTTATACGCCCGTGGTGTATGACAACCTCTGCCGGGGCAATGCTTGGTCGGTGCAAAACGGCCCGCTCGAAGTCGGCGACTTGATGGATGGTGAGCGGCTGCGCGACGTGATCCGTCAGTACAGGCCCTTGGGGGTGATCCACTTCGCCGCCTTTGCCTATGTCGGGGAAAGCATGGCGGACCCGCTGCTTTACTACCGCAACAACGTTGGCGGGACGGTGTCGCTTTTGCGGGCGATGCAGGCCGAGGAGGTCGAGCGCTTTGTCTTTTCCTCGACCTGCGCGACTTACGGCACGCCTGAAAGCAACCCGATCCACGAAGAAATGCCGCAGAGCCCAATCAACCCCTACGGCCAGTCGAAACTGATGGTCGAGCAGGTGATGAAAGACTGCGCGGCGCTGACTGGCCTGCGTGCCATGGCGCTGCGGTACTTCAACGCCGCAGGCGCCGACCCGGAGGTGGCGATTGGCGAGGCGCATGATCCGGAAACCCACCTGATCCCGCTGGCGCTTGGGGCGATAAAGGGCATCTACAAGCCGCTCACCGTCTTCGGCACCGATCACGACACGCCAGACGGCACCTGCATCCGTGACTATATCCACGTGGCCGACCTTGCCTCCGCCCATGTGATGGCGCTGGCGCATACCGGGACCTCGAATGGCGGGTTCGAAGCGGTGAACCTTGGCACCGGGACCGGGGTCTCGATCAAGGAGTTGATCGAAATGGCTGAGGAGGTCACTGGTCGTCCCGTGCCGCATACCTACGGCCCCGCGCGCGCCGGCGACCCGGCGGCGCTGGTGGCCGATCCCGCCCGCGCACGCGACGTGCTGGGATGGCAGGCGGAGCAATCGGACTTGCGCAACATTCTGAGCACTGCTTGGGCCTGGATGGAGAAGACCGCATGA
- a CDS encoding glycosyltransferase family 2 protein gives MKVSALILTYNEEINIRRCLASLEGIGDVVLIDSGSTDATLKVAREMGARILTRPFDNFANQRNHGLEEGGLVHEWVLHLDADEELTPEFRAALSTLDAPETINGYRVPSKTMLNGKWLKHAGMYPTYQVRLGHRDRLRFKQVGHGQREDCPPECVDTFDEPYLHYNFSHGLVKWFAKHIRYAEDEAAQMRAEAEQRAPLSAVFSRDGTERRRAMKAVVNRLPVWLRPPLRFFQVLLLRRGILDGRAGVQYALMLSAYEAMIAAFSYRLPDDGETL, from the coding sequence ATGAAGGTCTCCGCCCTGATTTTGACCTACAACGAAGAGATTAACATCCGAAGGTGTCTCGCCTCGCTCGAAGGCATCGGCGACGTGGTGCTGATCGACAGCGGCAGCACCGATGCCACGCTCAAGGTCGCTAGGGAGATGGGCGCGCGCATCCTGACGCGGCCCTTCGACAATTTCGCGAACCAGCGCAACCACGGGTTGGAGGAGGGGGGGCTCGTCCACGAATGGGTGCTGCATCTGGACGCTGACGAGGAACTGACGCCGGAGTTCCGAGCGGCGCTCTCGACGCTCGACGCGCCGGAAACCATCAACGGCTACCGCGTGCCGTCAAAGACCATGCTGAACGGCAAATGGCTGAAACACGCGGGAATGTATCCCACCTACCAAGTGCGGCTGGGCCACCGTGACCGGCTGCGCTTCAAGCAGGTGGGCCACGGCCAGCGCGAGGATTGCCCGCCTGAGTGTGTGGACACCTTCGATGAACCATACCTGCATTACAACTTTTCCCACGGGCTGGTAAAATGGTTCGCCAAGCACATCCGCTACGCCGAGGATGAGGCGGCGCAGATGCGCGCCGAGGCAGAGCAGAGGGCGCCGCTTTCGGCGGTATTTTCCCGCGACGGCACGGAACGCCGTCGCGCGATGAAGGCCGTGGTCAACCGCCTGCCGGTCTGGCTGCGCCCGCCACTGCGCTTCTTCCAGGTGCTGCTCCTGCGCCGCGGCATCCTCGACGGGCGTGCCGGCGTGCAATACGCGCTGATGCTCTCGGCCTACGAGGCGATGATTGCAGCGTTCAGCTATCGACTGCCGGACGACGGAGAGACGCT